The segment AACTCATCGGCCGCCATCAGGCTCGTCAACGACAAGTACGCCACCAAGGAGGCGCTGGCCGAGGTCGGCGCCCCCACCTCGCCCACCCTCGCGGTGCTGCGCTCACGCCGCGAGATCGCCGCCCTGGACTGGGACGCCCTGCCCGACACCTGGGCTCTCAAGCCCAACCAGAGCCTGGGCGGCAACGGCATCCTGCTGGCCTTCGGCCGGCGCCGGAACCACTGGACGTCCTCCTCCGGGAAGAGGATTCCGCGAGCGCTCGTCGCCGATCACCTGCGCCGCATCGTGGACGGGGACTTCTCACCGCGGCCCACCGACTGGGCCATGTTCGAGCCGCTGATCCGGGCTCACCCGGAGCTGGCCCGGCTGTCCCACCAGGGCCTGCCGGACATCCGGGTGATCTGCGACCGGGACCGGCCGCGGCTGGCGATGCTGCGGCTGCCCACCCGGTTCAGCGGCGGGCGGGCCAACCTGCACCAGAAGGCCATCGGCGCCGCTGTCGATCTACCCACCGGACGGATCACGCATGCGCTGGTCGGCAAGGAGCCGACCGAGACCCACCCCGACACCGGCGAGCGGCTGATCGGCGCGACCGTCCCGCACTGGCCCGAGGTCCTCGACGCGGCCCGCCGGTGCGCGGCGGCGACGGGCCTGCGGTACCTGGGGGCGGACATCGTCGTCGATGCCGACCGTGGGCCGCTGATTCTCGAGGTCAACGCCCGCCCGGGTCTGCAGATCCAGAACGTCACGGGTCGCGGTCTGGTGACCACGGCCACGATTCCGAGGAGGCCCTGATGCGTTGGACCGCGCTGGTGTCCAAGTTCGTCGTCGCCGGGGCGGCGGGAGCGTTTCTCGCGGTCAGTGCCGCGGGGGCGCAGCCGCCGCGACCGGTCGCCGACACGGATCCCGGCAGGGAGACGCCGGCCGGTGGACCGGTCGCGACCCCGCGGCCCGCGCACGGCGGAAGTACCGAGGCACCTGCGACAGCCGTGCCGAACCCTTCGCGCCCGAGCCCACGCTGACCCCGCTGATCGCGGTGACCGCGGTGGCCGCGGTGGCCGCGGCGGCCGCGGCGGCCGCGGCGGCCGTGGCGGCCGTGCTGGCCGTGCTGGCCGTGCTGGCCGTGCTGGCCGTGCTCACCGCGCGGAGCACGCAGGGCGCCGAGACGGATCGACCGGCCGCGCTCCGAGCCGTAGGACCTGATCCGACGGGAATCGTCAGACACGCTCTGGTGGTCGGCGTTCGTCCTGGAGGAGCCGGGCGTCGTGGGCCAGGATGGCCGCCTGAACGCGGTTGGCGCAGCGCAGCTTCGTCAGCATGCGGCTCACATACGCCTTGACCGTGCCTTCCCCGAGGTGCAGTTTCTTGCCGATCTCCGCGTTGGAGGCACCGGTGCCGACCATCGCGAGCACTTCCCGTTCGCGGTGGGTGAGGTCGGCGATGCGGTCCAGTCTCGGGTCGGCCGGCTGCTCGTCGCCGTCGAGATAGCCGTCGATGAGGTGCTGGGTGATCTGCGGCGCCACGACCGACGCACCGGAGGCGACCCGGCGGACAGCCTGGATGAGCTCCTGCGGGGTGCTGTCCTTGAGGAGGAATCCCGCGACGCCCGCCTTCAGCGCGCGGGCCACGTAGGCGTGTTCGCCGAACGTGGTGAGCATGACGACGCGTACCGACGGGGCGTTCCGGGCGATGCGTTCGGCTGCGCAGAGGCCGTCGGTGCCCCGCATCTGGATGTCCAGCATCGCGATGTCGACCTGGTGCCGGACGGCGAGCTGTGCCGCCTCGTGTCCGTCGGAGGCCTCCGCCACCACTTCGATGTCGTCGGCGTGTTTGAGGACCAGCCTGATCCCGGCGCGGACCAGATCCTGATCGTCGGCGAGGAGAACTCGTATCACTGCGGAAGCCTCACGGTGTGTGGGGGTGTGTGCGGCGCGGGCGGGCGGGGCGGTCCGGCGGGGTCCCCCGTGCGGAAGGCGTACTCCCCCGGACCGGCGGACTCCTCGACGACCGCCGTCCCGTCCCCGTCCGGGTAGGGGACGAAGGCGAGGGTGACGAACTGCAGGGCGACCACACCCACCACGCCGAGCGCCACGGCCGCGGCGATCGCCAGCTGGTTCCACCACGTCCGCACGGACGACACGACGTGGTGACCGGCCGGGGGCGGCGTGCTCGCCACGGCGGGGCCGGCCCCCAGGGGGATGTGCGCGACGACGGCGTATCCGCCGGTGTCGGCGGGTTCGGCGCGCAGTGTGCCGCCGAGCAGGCGGATCCGTTCGTGCAGGCCGACCAGTCCGAGGTCGCTTCCCGGCAGGCGCCACGGTCGGGCGGCGCCCGTCTCGGGACCGTTGCGCACCTCGACCCTCACCTGCCGGGCATCCCTGCGTACGACGACCTGGACGTCCGCGGCGGCCGCGTGCTTGTGCACATTGGTCAGCGCCTCCCGGACCACCCTGTCCACCGCGCGCCGCGCGGGG is part of the Streptomyces sp. NBC_00250 genome and harbors:
- a CDS encoding sugar-transfer associated ATP-grasp domain-containing protein; amino-acid sequence: MIRLRGWDPVMGMNLRNARIAQQNSSAAIRLVNDKYATKEALAEVGAPTSPTLAVLRSRREIAALDWDALPDTWALKPNQSLGGNGILLAFGRRRNHWTSSSGKRIPRALVADHLRRIVDGDFSPRPTDWAMFEPLIRAHPELARLSHQGLPDIRVICDRDRPRLAMLRLPTRFSGGRANLHQKAIGAAVDLPTGRITHALVGKEPTETHPDTGERLIGATVPHWPEVLDAARRCAAATGLRYLGADIVVDADRGPLILEVNARPGLQIQNVTGRGLVTTATIPRRP
- a CDS encoding response regulator transcription factor yields the protein MIRVLLADDQDLVRAGIRLVLKHADDIEVVAEASDGHEAAQLAVRHQVDIAMLDIQMRGTDGLCAAERIARNAPSVRVVMLTTFGEHAYVARALKAGVAGFLLKDSTPQELIQAVRRVASGASVVAPQITQHLIDGYLDGDEQPADPRLDRIADLTHREREVLAMVGTGASNAEIGKKLHLGEGTVKAYVSRMLTKLRCANRVQAAILAHDARLLQDERRPPERV